A stretch of DNA from Paramisgurnus dabryanus chromosome 19, PD_genome_1.1, whole genome shotgun sequence:
CACACGGAGAAGGATGAGTGTCTTCAGATGCTTAAGACTGTCGTGCTGGAAGGATGGCCAGACTGCAGAGAGGAGACGCCCATAGTGATTAGAGGGTACTGGGCCATCAGAGACGAAATCAGTGTGCAAGACGGCGTACTCTTCAGAAGCCAGCGTGTTATCATCCCTAAAACTTTGCGATCAGAAATGCTGAGACGGATCCACTACAGCCACATAGGGGGAGAGGCTTGCTACAGGCAAGCCCGTGACACCCTATTCTGGCCCAACATGCAGGGAGAAATAAAAGACTTTGTGCAACAATGTTCTGTGTGCAATGAGTACGCACATGAACAACAGAAAGAGACCATGATGTCACACCCACTACCCACACGTCCCTGGCAGATAGTGAGCATGGACCTGTTCAACCATGCAGGAAAGGATTTCCTGCTCGTGGTGGACCATTACTCTGACTTCTGGGAGGTCGATCTGCTTCCTGACCTCTCAGCTGAGACTACGATCCTGAGGTGCAAGGCTCAATTTGCACGCCATGGCATACCAGACCGGGTCATTTCTGACTGTGGATGTCAGTTCGCATGTGGAGCTTTCAGGACATTTGCAAATGAGTGGTGCTTTGAGCATGTTACCTCATCGCCAAGACACCCAAAAGCCAATGGCAAAGCTGAGTCGGCAGTTAAGATTGTAAAAAGCCTTTGCAGAAGAGCTGCGTTCGCTGGCGAGGACCCATGGAAAGCTATTCTTCATTGGAGGAACACGCCCTCAGAAGGACTGCACTGCAGTCCTGCCCAGCGACTGATGTCGCGGAGACTGAGAACGCACCTCCCTGTGACGGACCAGCTTCTGATGCCCCGGGTCATCAATGAGGTACCAGACAAACTGTGTATGAAACGCCAGAGGGCGAAACTCAGCTATGACAGATCAGCCAAAGATTTGCCTGAGCTAAACATCGGTCAGCCCATCAGGATGAAACCACTCCCTGGGGACAGGACCGGCCGGTGGAGAAAAGGGGTGTGCCTGCAGCAGGCAGGTCCCAGGTCCTATGTTGTTAATGTGGAGGGGACAACGTACCGTCGTAACAGGGTCGATCTTAGACCAGCAGAGGGAGTTCCCTCGTTGTCAGCAGGGAATCTAGAACATTCTCCAGAGCCTCCTGGGGATGCACATGCCACAGCAGAGAGCGCTGCGAGCGAGGATAGCAGTGAAGAGACACCCCATTCCTCACAAACCATTTGCACGCCACACCGAGTGGAGCAGGGCCAGTCATACTCCCGGAGTGGCCGGCTAATTAAACCTCGGGATAGATTGAACCTTTAAGTGGGGCTAACTGAACcagtaaacaaaacaatgttAACAGCTGTCTTATCAGTAATTGTGTTCTGACAGCGGTGGTATATAATAGCCTGTTAATCAGTTGGGGTGTTCTTTGCAGAGTTAACAGGGGGAGTTTAATCAAGTTCAGGTTGTTGacaatgtcatttaatgttTGAATATCTTACTACAGGAAGGGAGATGTTACAGGGTATCCTGTTGTACTGCTTAGGCAGCAGCTCCACCTTGTGGGGACTTTATGTATGTATACCTTGTGACAGGAAGTCTTCAGTGTTGTGCTGTGAGTGCATGTCAGTTGTGCAATATATAAACAGATAAACGCACTGTTCTTAACAGCCGCTTGTGTAGCGTCCTTATTAACCGACATACAACAAGGGCCCGCCCTGGACGAACCTGCGGTCTCCCTTCACCTGTTCACCAGCTGCTCCATGTTTTTATCAATAGGCCACTGCTATTAATTAAAAGTTATTGTTTTGTACATATATAActcctgaataaaaataaaaatgtgtttggtctaattaaaaaaatatatattttaaacgtatttgattggtttgtcaATAGTGAGAGCGGAAATGTTTGGTTGTTTGCTAAGCGCGCCACCGCTTAACGTACTTAAGACACGATTGGGTGCTGCCTGCAGTGAGACTGACATGTTATGGTTCTGCTGTTATCTTTCACTATTTTCGctgctgaaacaacaaaaacagtcaacattggcattgcgtctaaaatgtaagtggcttaatattaattacttgtttagtgaactgtcattaaatctgtcacattttcaaccgtgatgtgatgctgcttaactgtatcatgttattaaaaaatccACATTTTTACCGCAGTAAGTTTAACCCACTTTGttaacacactttgtgtttgctgtgcttatttgtttaactttgcgttattacattatgcactttcgGTCGCCATTGATTAAAGGATGCAGAATCATTATTCTGTTTTGGCGTTTTTAATCAGACTAGGCAACTTGTTCGGTCGAGCAAGTAAAATTCTCTTTCACTTggcctttaaaaaaatccactcGTTGATGTCGAGCCCTGCGACGTGTTTTATTTGCGTTTAGATTGCTTCAGTAAGCTAGGTCCAATCTTTACGACTTCTCCGTTGTATTGCGTTAATGGAGAGATATGTTAGTTCTTCCTCGCttttttgtccatttaattcataattaatgatattatgcatTGCAGTGAGGTTGCTCTGATTTGTGCCCCCCCCCTGAAAAATGAAATGCCCGTCCGTGTATTTGTGTCTGGCGCCGCGTCCTGACGGTCCTGACTGGGAcgcatagatatgtacactagatgtcgccttggctacagcagttcattggaccgaatgcgtcaaacagagccgccatcttgaaacaggggaatcccgcatcagcgtcattgtaggcaatggtgtaacagaaataaaatcaccataaattgTCATGAACGcgattttctttgttttcttttggttcgtttcaacagtcagacatgtaaTAAGCGTTTAGTCcaggaaaaaataaaagttttaattttatgaaaatttactttttctaactgtaatgcatagtgctagtagcccTTTCATCCATGCGCAGCACAAAATCCGGCATCGttcatgaattcgaagtacaggcggagatagcagcTTTACCTAGATACTTCcaatgacaagacccctgttctaagatggcggcggttttgacgcatgctcagagccccaaggcgacatctagtgtatatatctatgacTGGGACGCACCTAGAAGCGCGTGCACGCTGACAGACATTAAACAGCGCCTCTGCTGGACGAAACTGGAACGAAACAGTGAGTCTGCTTCACAGAACACACTTGAAAGGactaaaatatactaaaaaaaatgtgtctcaaaatagcagtTAAGTGAGATGTTCAAGTTTATCTTAATATGTACAAGACGAAGTCaccaaagatattttgataaatgatggtagaACAGTTGACAGAACCCatacacttccatagtatttgttgtaaaaaaaaaaactgattaaACATTGTAATATTTATGAGGTTTAACTTGTGCTTATATTtggttgtaaaataaaaaaagtatataaagtcaaaaaatacatattatttttatttaaattcttTGCACGTTAAACTTTAATTTAGTAAGATAGttaatggggcggtttcccagacaggtctTAAatctagtcctagactaaaatgtgtGTTTGAGTTGTCTTAACTGAAAACTGCTTTTTTAATCCTTTTCTCACATTATTGTGTGTCAACATTGTTCATATATAGTTATATTAGACTACACTACACAAAAGATGAATTAGCACACTCGTAACATGCATATAAATTCCTGTGGGATCAGGTTTGATAAATATCCTCCACATCGATGCAGGTGCTGTTGTCTCCATCTGGTAAATACATGGTGGTTAACAACAGATGCAAAActaacattttatatatatacacacacaaacatttttaattccAGCACTAATAATTATCTCCATAAAATTATAACACTCTGTGCAGTGTTGGGTTAGTTagaaaaatgtaatatattacTCATTAATAGTTACTCCTTTCAAAAGTAATATTACCCCTAACCAACAGTAATTAAACTAGTTATAAGTAGTTATACTGCTAACACTACTTACACTACACTAACTGATTAAAAGTAACTAGTTATTTATAATTAGTTACTTGTAATTAGTTTTTATTACAATTAGATATTAGTATGTTACTAgatattattactttttttagtaattagttacactACTAGGTATCAGTGAAAGTAATATTTAACAGAAATTAGTTACTTTGTCAATAGTTACTTTAGTTACTGCCCAACACTGTGTGTACTGAGACAAAACTGTCATGTCATTTTCTTTGCTGAGGCGTTGTTAATGTATAACTTTAGATTACAAAGTTTGgtgatttgtttgtaaaaatccATACTGAGAAATGATTTCACACTACTGTAACACAAGCCGATGAAACAAGAAAATGGTTTATTGAAAACTTATGAATCTCTATAACAAACAATAACAGATCCATTAAGAGACAGTTCAtcttagggatgctaaacaatcaatcgcgattaatcgttagcagaataaaagtttttgtttacatcacatatgtgtgtaaactgtgtataataaatatgtatatatataaatatgaacacattcatgtataattttaagaaaaaaaatttatatataaagtatttatatataatataaattatacataaatatacaaatgtatatacacatgtaaacatttctaaaacataaacgtgcatgtgtgtacatttatttatacaacgttattatacacagttcttacacatatatgatgttaacaaaaacttttattctgctaacgattaatcgcgattaatcgttaagcatccctagttcATCTTGAtggaaaaaatgatttttttaaaaataaatgtttagttATTATTCAAgtatcaaacaaaaaaattaagattaacttcaaataacaaacaaataaaagatTAGTATCATTTCTGATATCAGTTTAAACTAAATGTAATTTTCTTGTAATGTTATATATACTCCATGCATTTAAGTTTAGTCTCTGTGACAGAAGGTTGAAGTTTATAAGTTCTTCATTGAGCCCTCACCCTCAGGATTCTCCAGGAAGTTTGGTGGCCAGCTGGCTTTAATACTGGGCCGATCCTTCACCATCTCATAATACTCCATCAGTCTGGGACATCTCTCTTTAGGACAACTGAAAGATTATCAGAACAAATTCATTATTGAACCAGACTttgtgaaagaggctattgaTATTTTCAGATCACAGTAATTTcagtaaattaccatgaatttaccagaatgaatttaccagtaaaaaTGACGGTTAATTGCCTGATAAATTGTGacgattatgacgattaattgtctgtttaAGGGCTTTgccatttaattctcatacattttgtatacatttatagGTTTATCTAGCAGtgaatattaatacacataacacatatttaaagagcacctattatgggatacacgtttttaaacatcattttgtgtgtaagtgtgtattagtacatgctaacgatattcaaaaagtacatacctcaaagaaaacgatgacgcgagttatcgtctctaacgttcgaggactacaaaaaacactcggattgtaggcaacagtttacttcctgggattagtgacgtagataagaccaacattatcatagttcagccctctctgctttgcttgggtacgccctcaaagacgagggtggggagcgccgagtcagaagagagctaaaatggcggaggttgggagtccctgctttgactctgtttgcaaactcttgtttcattgtttaagcgattaaatctctcgagtagacgctgtctctttagatgcgagggaaaaatagcactttatggacttccacagaggacatcatgtttaatacggttccggaaaaatccagtcagaagttgttcacggagttttcaaaataactgcttctcatgaaccgaaccTGGACGTCTCCTtctgaaagttggattaacgttactgtgcacttctggatcacaggctgtaagtattcacgtttattatttgccttttactgtacattacgtaaccggtaaccggagattaacataatgtgcgtgtagaactaagcttgcaagcgaactgttttgtgttgtaatactgtatttcataaacaacgtaccatatttacacacgtgtatgttgaattatgcagactatcgtttttttatcgatgttggttaagacatgtttacaaacttgctaagttaccagctaaactgttaccggtaaaatttgttctcatgatcaaactcaagaaactcttaagtacagatgatttgtttaaagttatatgtattttactgttgtttttacttgaagctttcttagattttgaaacgaagtaaacacgtaatgtgtgttgctaatgttgggccatgtaacatgtaatacatttacgttttaatgaatagtctaacgatttatagtcgttgtactctattgttataatatgtctttttgactgaatacatgtttgttttatttgtctatatcttagattcgcagctggacacatccttctacactgtatgcaaacatgcaacatcataacacacagtacaaggagtcagactggcatatgaggagcaaaggtgtgtaacacaaattatgtatttagctaatgaaaccactaccagtcttaaatgtataactgatgatgacaaagttttttttctctgcataatcataggaacccagacagtagcatcgtttcacaatgtttccatcaccatcatcagtggatgcctttgccgtccgtagcctgagatttcagatttgcagcaaaaaaaattgattttctcatttattggaatgctatgcaggtatttaagtattttagtaactgtgttaaataaagtagtatttacttttacaataaatttatgcttgcttatatttttacaggttgtaccttgcagccatccattacaatgtcaccaagccgtaacaaaagcaggagagggaaagtacaaggctatgttcccaaaacacacaaatgacataccgtaagcagtaatgttttatttcaaatacattcataattaaaaacttaatgtatgaagcagggaaataaatgatcaaaacaaaagatttattgaccgcaatatttctacagttatgtggatgatgtgatcaggcttgtgtttgctgaggtatttgaagataagctgaaggaaaccccgattccaatggacctggcatcacagtttgagagaccttcaaaggaggacgtgattgcatgccatcttcagtgcaggggtcgtcggaagccaacattccgatcaggaagctccaagcgtatctggagaacaacacacgacaggatgataaccctaaagtgtcatcttagatagcaccagctgacaaagctttgatatgccatttatctgaatagatagctgtaagaagtgaattgaacaatttttgaaagaagagcacaatatggttactaaagtatgtttatttgtatattgtttaacatttaaatatatatttgtaataaataaacttttgactgacttttatattttctttaaagttacatcttttgttcttttgggtactttgttactataatgatactttagtgttattggtttaaaaatgtaataaaacttactctagtcccgAGCCTCAAaagcttatagtcggtacaataaatgttctgtgtgtagggatttagacaatttgtgcaaaacctggatgatgaatcacgcaggtaagaggccctggaacctgttgcattctccttaaaacctagtaagtaaaaacatagcacagtctttcataataaagtttaccatagtaaataaataatgtagaactaacattcatttcaattaatactttttttgtgctacatttggtgtttccatatagtttgcacagtaaaatagtatgtaagcagtattttataattaagtttactatagtaaaataatgtagaaattaccaagtgaaatcgttttataatcatttcaacaaatactttatatgtgctacatttggtgtttccatatagtttgcacagtaatacagtatgtaagcagtcttataataaattttactagagtaaaataatgtagaaattaccaagtgaaatcgttttataatcatttcaacaaatactttctatgtgctagatttggtgtttccatatagttatgtagtacgttataattaccttttggatgtctttgcaacacattttcgtcttcgtttagcattctggcagagctaaggacacctaaaaaagttaaatccaatcgcattcattgacggagatcgtttatatcgtaacggccttctgaactctctggatcgagctcgaagtggtaaggcagtacagacaccatcgtttatagagaaatataacgcTTGTTTACGATGCCTCTGaggctgtgactctcagtcagaatctgtgtcaacccacgcgtagtcaggggcgtaacctttcaaacacacgctgaacccagctgaccaataacagttgagtagtcatctgaccaatccgattacactagacattttgggaggcggagacaggaactaaaccgagcgttttccagacatgcagaaatcggtgaggtatgtaagcaatttataagactcacaatgcattagttcaagttttaataacatgtatgtactatgggatctcgcaataacgtgctaacgtgccaatttattagcataattggtgctctttaagtaattatttaatgataatagttcatactgcttatcaaagtttcgcagcatttctttaaatgctgttttttccaCCATATTGAATGGTTTTGCAATCTCTTTATAGTACTGTGACACCGTCACATTAATTTAAgagttactttaaaaaacaaGGTTAAAAGGTTTTTGTTGCACagaaaatgacatttttatatACATGGTTGATGTATAATAAATTTTGTAAGCCtgtgtaatatatttaagttccACTGTGTTTGGGTGAAATTGGGGTTGGTCCCtttaactgtgcattcacaccagccgcgaaagaggcggcaagcgcggatgatttacatgttaagtcaatgcaaacatgcgattaggcatcctgcggcgcggtgCACGCGGTAGCCGCAGCGCGGATGGCGCGGTACGCGCGGAAGCTGCGGGGCGTTctgcgcgaattgagcgttgccgcgggaaacgcgcgagttcaaaaatctgaactttggcggaattccgcaccgcgttaaccaatcaggagcttgctgtagtagtgacgtgattaaaggaagcgagcggagtggtgtagtctccgcggagtcgcagaagcccctcccatgacgcggatttccacgtgaatttctcgaatgactagaatttcccGCGCGGattaagcgagtaaactcaaaatgttcaagcggcaaactggacgcggttcacgcgtttttgccgcctcttctgCGGCTGGTGAAAACCCACAGTGGCGcggaattccgccaaagttcagatttttgaactCGTGCGTTTTCCGCGCCGCGGCTACCGCGTGCatcgcgccgcaggatgcctaatcgcgtgtttgcattgacttaacatgtaaatcatccgcgcttgccgcctcttccgcggctggtgtgaatgcacagttaggCATCTGTTGCCCTCCTCTCCTATCACCACGCATCCAAGTTTATTTAGACAGGTGCGCTGGCTGGGTTAAAAAAAGGAGAGGGAGATTTGGCAGACGGTGTTTGGGTTGCATACGTGGCGCCAGTATTGTTTGCTGCAGCTACAATTATTAAGTATCTGTTATTTAGTCTCCTTATTGATTACTGTTCAAAAAACAATAGTGTCGGCTTTGATGGGGGAGACCAGATCGCAAAAGTATCGCTGGAGCGTGCGTCTCCCGCAAGAGGACGTACGGGTCTCAAACTTTCCGACTTGGTGGATTACGTGAACTCCAAAGGCTACGGATCCGGTGAGATCTATTtcgttttttgtatttttcgtCGTGGTATACCACAGTATTTGGCGATCGCCGTTTTTTTCGTTCATCCTTTTTTCGGGCTGTTTGTggaattattttttttgctgGTATTCCGGACTGTGGATTATTCTCGCGTTATTTTGCTTTCCGATTTGGAAGGTAAAAATAACTGTATTTCTATCCTGGAAAGGACTTGGAGGTTTCTTTAGTTTGGACTTTTAGGTCAATTATTCGGACTGGGGACACAAGGGAAAAATTAAGGGAAattaaatgtctgtgtgtatttggtGTTGTCAAAGTAATTGTGTgttgcatttataaaacaagacGCTAAATGCGTCAGCCTACTGACACCTACGCtagttgttttttgtttgtttgtttgttttttgggcGCAGCGCTGTCTGCATATTTGAATGGTGTTCTGTTGTTTTACTCTGTTTTCACTGCAACTATGCATAAAAGGTAGTTGATCAATGACTTGTTATTGAtgatcagtgttttttttttctgacctCTGCTACTTATCTCCTTCAAAAGAACCCCTTGTGCGTTTTACGTAACGCAGCTGGGCAAAAGTTgttataaaaagctgtttgttACAGTACACTGTCAGTTAAGGAACGCCATCTAATACCGTCTTGTTTATACAGGTGCtacagctcccccttgtgttttttagagagatgtgcaataaTTGCGGTGATTTGAAATCATCACGATGACGTCAAACAATCGCaatgagacgattatttaatcattgtgacagccctaaatagAAAAATGTGCTGCTCACACATGCAGTGGCGTTACGACTTTTTACCAGTacgacatcattcacacatcagtaacGAAATAAAGGTAAACTcagagagaaagcggaagttacctgggCGGCAAGGCaagctcagtgttgtatttgtaaacattgGTGGGTAATGACTTCATATCTATAGTCCGTATTTTGTTGGTTTCACAACTGTGTGAACACTGACAGTCACGAAATTGctcatgaccaaacaacattgcattagATGACTTCAAAGGTAACTGAACTGGGGAAGAAACCCAACCGGCGTCTTGAACAGCAGTAATATGTGTGCTTTTAAGTGTATCGAAAAGAAATGATTGGGCTGAAGCTGCCTGTGTCGTCCGTTCGAAATGCCTGtaatctttattttttgttcacacatagcgcctaccggtaaattactggtaatcttacaacctctcttactggtaaattggcagcactgatttaccagAAAGACTCAgacctgttaactgcaattcaccagtaaagactgtatgtgtgaaaggggaCAACTGATTAATAATTAATTCTGTGTGGAGATTTCACTCACCCAAGACGTGGAAAAAACGCTACGACAGGGAAGCAAACAACATCGGCCATGGTGAAGTTTTTGCCAGCGAGGTAAGATCCTTTTCCCATCTGATGAAGATGAAGGTTTATATTAAAGATTAAAGATGTTAAGAAAACGTCTGATCTCACTGCTGTAATGTCAATAACTAGATTCTGCCATTATTCTTGCTACCACTATTCAGCTTTGATAATAATATGAAGTGAGACAGCTGGAGATGATCAGACCTTCTCCAGATAGCCGTTCCACAGTTTCAGCTCAGAAATTAAATCTTCTTTCCTTCTCTTCAGGGCAGATTCAAGTCTCTCTCCTTCAGGTACAAACCATTCATAGAAAGCCACATCATCTGAACAGATTTAACACAATACACAAGCTTTCAATGTCAAATAACCCACCATGATGATATACCACACAGTACAgctaatgtgtgtgtttgtgtaaatgtAAGAAAATTACACATTTTCTGCTGCAGGGTGTTTGTCTCAAACATGCGCTGATAAACCAAAGCCTGTTCAGCAGGGTCATCTGGGATCAGTTGTGTGCCTTGCCTTTTAAACACACtctaaacacacaaaacaattaatacatgaaaaaatatcccATATAGGCCTGCAAGATATACCCAAAACATTTATCGTTATAGTGAAAATAGTTGAATGCGcattttggcaacagaagtGATGTTATTCCCCAGTGGTTCTAACGCGTTAGCAACTCTGCTAACAcgctgctgattcttgccaaacttccgttgccaaaatgAATGCGCATAAGTTTCTAtatcatcattgtgtacaaacagtaaaaagGTCAATACCTTTGGCTTTATACTGTTATAGTATTGGCTGGACTGCGGGCACAAAGGTGAACATAGCGGCTCAAAGCAGAGagcgaaaaataaatatggcagCAGGAATAGATACGAGAGAGCAAAACTACAGCCATGAACTTGCAGTGTTgaggaaagttacttttaaaagtaatgcattacaatattaagttactcacAAAAAAGTTGcgttagttacttttcatggaaagtaattcttacgttactttttagttacttttgcgatACTTtctcttggctgaggcttgatctctttcaggccttgcaggtgttttttat
This window harbors:
- the LOC135774045 gene encoding glutathione S-transferase A-like: MAEEITLYWCTDSPPCWRVRITLEEKQLHGYNGKLLSFIKNEHKGPEVMALNPRGQLPTMKHGDRIVNESFAACMYLESVFKRQGTQLIPDDPAEQALVYQRMFETNTLQQKMYDVAFYEWFVPEGERLESALKRRKEDLISELKLWNGYLEKMGKGSYLAGKNFTMADVVCFPVVAFFPRLGCPKERCPRLMEYYEMVKDRPSIKASWPPNFLENPEGEGSMKNL